In the Erythrolamprus reginae isolate rEryReg1 chromosome 13, rEryReg1.hap1, whole genome shotgun sequence genome, one interval contains:
- the POLR2G gene encoding DNA-directed RNA polymerase II subunit RPB7 has protein sequence MFYHISLEHEILLHPRYFGPNLLNTVKQKLFTEVEGTCTGKYGFVIAVTTIDNIGAGVIQPGRGFVLYPVKYKAIVFRPFKGEVVDAIVTQVNKVGLFTEIGPMSCFISRHSIPSEMEYDTNSNPPCYKTVDEDIVIQPEDNIRLKIVGTRVDKNDIFAIGSLMDDYLGLLN, from the exons ATGTTCTATCAC ATCTCCTTGGAGCATGAAATCCTCCTGCACCCTCGTTACTTCGGGCCCAACCTTCTCAACACCGTGAAGCAAAAGCTTTTCACCGAGGTGGAAGGAACCTGCACTGGGAA GTATGGCTTCGTCATTGCCGTAACCACCATCGACAACATCGGGGCGGGTGTGATTCAGCCGGGACGCGGCTTCGTCCTTTACCCCGTCAAATACAAAGCCATCGTCTTCCGTCCGTTTAAAGGCGAGGTGGTGGATGCCATTGTGACCCAGGTGAACAAG GTTGGTCTCTTCACCGAAATCGGACCCATGTCCTGTTTTATATCTCGACAT TCGATCCCTTCTGAAATGGAGTACGATACGAACTCCAACCCGCCGTGCTACAAGACTGTGGATGAG GATATTGTCATCCAGCCAGAAGATAATATCCGATTGAAGATCGTGGGGACGCGGGTAGACAAGAACGACATC TTTGCCATTGGATCCCTCATGGATGATTACCTGG gTCTCCTGAACTGA